A region of Nocardioides alkalitolerans DNA encodes the following proteins:
- a CDS encoding polyprenyl synthetase family protein translates to MSSNTGGLALPVTDPALAQRLVERLAVVETALAAHVRGSAPFVSEAAAHLMAAGGKRFRPLLVLLAAEVGKDPAAPEVERAACVVELTHLASLYHDDVMDEALLRRGADSANARWDNLVAILTGDFLFARSSELTADLGPDAVRIQAQTFARLVEGQILETVPPGDGVDPVEHHLAVVAGKTGSLIATSARYGAMFAGAPVEVVDALTAYGEIVGTAFQLSDDILDIASDSTESGKTPGTDLKEGVPTLPVLLVGRSTDPADARLQELLDPRRTDLAADDALHAEALGLLRAHPALAEAREYVVARATEAKERLAVLPAGPVRDALEAFADVVATRTA, encoded by the coding sequence GTGAGCTCGAACACCGGCGGCCTGGCCCTTCCCGTCACCGACCCTGCACTGGCGCAGCGGCTCGTCGAGCGCCTCGCGGTCGTGGAGACGGCGCTGGCCGCCCACGTGCGCGGCAGCGCGCCGTTCGTCTCGGAGGCGGCGGCCCACCTCATGGCGGCGGGGGGCAAGCGGTTCCGTCCGCTCCTGGTGCTGCTGGCCGCCGAGGTCGGCAAGGACCCCGCCGCGCCCGAGGTCGAGCGGGCCGCCTGCGTCGTCGAGCTGACCCACCTGGCGTCGCTCTACCACGACGACGTGATGGACGAGGCGCTCCTGCGCCGCGGGGCCGACTCCGCCAACGCGCGCTGGGACAACCTCGTGGCGATCCTCACCGGCGACTTCCTGTTCGCGCGCTCCTCGGAGCTGACGGCCGACCTCGGTCCCGACGCGGTCCGCATCCAGGCGCAGACCTTCGCGCGGCTCGTCGAGGGCCAGATCCTCGAGACGGTGCCGCCGGGCGACGGCGTCGACCCCGTCGAGCACCACCTGGCCGTCGTGGCTGGCAAGACCGGCTCGCTCATCGCGACGTCGGCGCGGTACGGCGCGATGTTCGCCGGCGCGCCCGTCGAGGTGGTGGACGCGCTGACGGCCTACGGCGAGATCGTCGGCACCGCGTTCCAGCTCTCCGACGACATCCTCGACATCGCCTCCGACTCGACCGAGTCCGGCAAGACCCCCGGCACCGACCTCAAGGAGGGCGTGCCGACGCTGCCCGTGCTGCTCGTGGGCCGCTCGACGGACCCGGCGGACGCCCGGCTGCAGGAGCTGCTCGACCCGCGTCGCACGGACCTCGCCGCCGACGACGCGCTCCACGCGGAGGCGTTGGGGCTGCTGCGAGCGCACCCGGCGCTCGCCGAGGCGCGGGAGTACGTCGTGGCGCGCGCCACCGAGGCCAAGGAGCGTCTCGCGGTGCTCCCCGCGGGTCCGGTGCGTGACGCCCTCGAGGCGTTCGCCGACGTGGTGGCGACGCGCACGGCCTGA